The Kiloniellales bacterium genome window below encodes:
- a CDS encoding FMN-binding glutamate synthase family protein: MDLGALTVFLTDALLVLTGLFVLAVGVLVLTLAALYVVDVTQTRHAIRRNYPVIGRLRYLFEHLGTFFRQYFFAMDREELPFNREQRSWVYRAAKDLDTTVPFGSTRDLRPAGTVLFVNSAFPTLDRDSVPAQPITLGPDCPQPYTTASFFNVSAMSFGAISKPAVRALSKGAAAAGCWLNTGEGGLTEWHLEGGADIVFQIGTAKYGVCGEAGVLDEERLARIAAEDRVRMFEIKLSQGAKPGKGGILPGAKVTPEIAAIRGIPAGRDSISPNRHLDTEDLGGLLDLVARVRRVTGKPTGIKTVIGDEAWIEDFCRAIVARGAAAAPDFITVDSADGGTGAAPASLIDFVGLPVQESLPLVVDTLDAHGLRPRVKVVASGKLINPGQVAWALCVGADFVASARGFMFALGCIQALQCNRNTCPTGVTTHDPHLQKGLNPADKAQRVANYARNVMHEVGVIAHSCGVAEPSGLRRRHCRVVQADGSSRSLDRRHSETDAEARWKRA; the protein is encoded by the coding sequence ATGGACCTGGGCGCCCTGACCGTCTTCCTGACCGACGCCCTGCTGGTCCTGACCGGGCTCTTCGTCCTCGCGGTCGGGGTCCTGGTCCTGACGCTTGCTGCGCTCTATGTGGTCGACGTCACCCAGACCCGCCACGCGATCCGCCGCAACTACCCGGTGATCGGCCGCCTGCGCTATCTCTTCGAGCACCTGGGCACCTTCTTCCGGCAGTACTTCTTCGCCATGGACCGGGAGGAGCTGCCCTTCAACCGTGAACAGCGCAGCTGGGTCTACCGGGCGGCAAAGGACCTCGACACCACGGTGCCCTTCGGCTCGACCCGGGACCTGCGTCCGGCGGGCACCGTGCTCTTCGTCAACAGCGCCTTCCCGACCCTCGACCGGGACTCGGTGCCGGCGCAGCCGATCACCCTCGGCCCGGACTGCCCGCAGCCCTACACCACGGCGAGCTTCTTCAACGTCTCGGCGATGAGCTTCGGCGCCATCTCCAAGCCGGCGGTGCGCGCCCTCTCTAAAGGCGCGGCCGCGGCCGGCTGCTGGCTGAACACCGGCGAGGGCGGCCTGACCGAATGGCACCTGGAGGGCGGCGCCGACATCGTGTTCCAGATCGGCACCGCCAAGTACGGCGTCTGCGGGGAGGCCGGCGTGCTCGACGAGGAGCGGCTGGCCCGGATCGCGGCCGAGGACCGGGTCCGGATGTTCGAGATCAAGCTCAGCCAGGGCGCCAAGCCGGGCAAGGGCGGCATCCTGCCCGGCGCCAAGGTGACGCCGGAGATCGCCGCGATCCGGGGCATTCCTGCAGGCCGGGACTCGATCAGCCCGAACCGCCACCTCGATACCGAGGACCTCGGCGGCCTGCTCGACCTCGTCGCCCGGGTGCGCCGGGTGACGGGCAAGCCGACCGGGATCAAGACCGTGATCGGCGACGAGGCCTGGATCGAGGACTTCTGCCGCGCGATCGTCGCCCGCGGCGCGGCCGCGGCGCCGGACTTCATCACCGTGGACAGCGCCGACGGCGGCACCGGCGCCGCGCCGGCCAGCCTGATCGACTTCGTCGGCCTGCCGGTCCAGGAAAGCCTGCCGCTGGTCGTCGACACCCTGGACGCCCACGGCCTGCGGCCGCGGGTCAAGGTCGTCGCCTCGGGCAAGCTGATCAACCCGGGCCAGGTCGCCTGGGCGCTCTGCGTCGGCGCCGACTTCGTCGCCTCGGCGCGGGGCTTCATGTTCGCCCTGGGCTGCATCCAGGCCCTGCAGTGCAACAGGAACACCTGCCCGACCGGCGTGACCACCCACGACCCGCACCTGCAGAAGGGGCTGAACCCGGCCGACAAGGCGCAAAGGGTCGCCAACTACGCGCGCAACGTGATGCACGAGGTCGGGGTCATCGCCCATTCCTGCGGCGTCGCCGAGCCGTCCGGCCTGCGCCGCCGGCACTGCCGCGTCGTCCAGGCGGACGGCAGCTCGCGCTCGCTGGACCGTCGCCATTCCGAGACGGATGCGGAGGCGCGGTGGAAGCGCGCCTGA
- a CDS encoding TraR/DksA family transcriptional regulator, which yields MSDRQDLDLDAIRQRLEAERDELLQLSAGAAEERRPVELDQQSVGRLSRMDALQVQAMAQAVEGRRRGRLQAIEAALKRLESDDFGYCSDCGEDIPAKRLEIDPATMRCVDCAG from the coding sequence GTGAGCGACCGCCAGGACCTCGATCTCGACGCGATCCGGCAGCGGCTCGAGGCGGAGCGGGACGAGCTGCTGCAGCTCAGCGCCGGGGCGGCCGAGGAACGCCGCCCGGTCGAGCTGGACCAGCAGAGCGTCGGCCGGCTGTCGCGCATGGACGCCCTGCAGGTCCAGGCCATGGCCCAGGCGGTGGAGGGACGCCGCCGCGGCCGGCTCCAAGCCATCGAGGCCGCGCTCAAGCGCCTCGAGAGCGACGACTTCGGCTACTGCAGCGACTGCGGCGAGGACATCCCGGCCAAGCGGCTGGAGATCGATCCGGCGACCATGCGCTGCGTCGACTGCGCCGGCTGA
- a CDS encoding MarR family transcriptional regulator: MTAKHDIPVLLERLSRILQNEAHAGGVKPTQWEALRYLARANRFSRSPSAVTAYLGVTKGTVSQTLNALDRKGLIRKRADPGDRRNVTIEVTRAGRDLLARDPVEVVLTAAARLSAAERRALSGALEKLLVEALRRRGGRPFGVCRSCRFFRKRAKGGSPHRCGLLDVPLSDTDSERICVEQEPAGAGQA; the protein is encoded by the coding sequence ATGACGGCCAAGCACGATATCCCGGTGCTGCTGGAACGCCTGTCGCGCATCCTGCAGAACGAGGCCCACGCCGGCGGCGTGAAGCCGACCCAGTGGGAAGCGCTGCGCTACCTGGCCCGGGCCAACCGCTTCTCCCGCAGCCCTTCGGCGGTGACCGCCTATCTCGGCGTGACCAAGGGCACGGTGTCGCAGACCCTGAACGCGCTGGACCGCAAGGGTCTGATCCGCAAGCGGGCCGACCCGGGTGACCGGCGCAATGTGACGATCGAGGTGACCCGCGCCGGGCGGGATCTGCTCGCGCGCGATCCCGTCGAGGTGGTCTTGACCGCAGCCGCACGGCTGAGCGCGGCTGAGCGGCGGGCCCTTTCGGGCGCCTTGGAGAAGCTGCTTGTGGAGGCCCTGCGCCGACGCGGCGGCCGGCCCTTCGGCGTCTGCCGGTCCTGCCGTTTCTTCCGGAAACGCGCCAAGGGCGGGTCGCCGCACCGCTGCGGCCTGCTCGATGTGCCGCTGTCCGACACGGACAGCGAGCGGATCTGCGTTGAGCAGGAGCCTGCCGGCGCCGGGCAGGCCTGA
- a CDS encoding Crp/Fnr family transcriptional regulator: protein MTETWIDRFPQLAALPAEDQRLLTERAGEVSLPAGATVFAPGVAAQSFLLVLEGTVRVQQVSPTSGREIVLYRVTGGETCIMTTACLLSDEAYAAEGITETEVTAVGIPKAAFEDAVAQSPGFRRLVFADYAQRISDLMHVVEEVAFERLDKRLAQRLLDLAGADGAVVATHQDLAAELGTAREVVGRQLKELERRGWVSLARGRIALLEPGRLRTLARAE, encoded by the coding sequence ATGACCGAGACCTGGATCGACCGCTTCCCGCAACTCGCCGCGCTGCCGGCGGAGGACCAGAGACTGCTGACCGAACGGGCCGGCGAGGTCTCCCTGCCGGCCGGGGCGACGGTCTTCGCGCCCGGCGTCGCGGCGCAGAGCTTCCTGCTGGTGCTCGAGGGCACGGTGCGGGTGCAGCAGGTCTCCCCGACCAGCGGGCGCGAGATCGTGCTCTACCGGGTCACCGGCGGCGAGACCTGCATCATGACCACCGCCTGCCTGCTGTCGGACGAAGCCTATGCCGCCGAGGGCATCACCGAGACCGAGGTGACCGCGGTCGGGATCCCCAAGGCGGCCTTCGAGGACGCGGTCGCCCAATCGCCCGGTTTCCGCCGCCTGGTCTTCGCCGACTACGCCCAGCGCATCTCGGACCTGATGCACGTGGTCGAGGAGGTCGCCTTCGAACGTCTCGACAAGCGCCTGGCGCAGCGCCTTCTGGATCTCGCGGGGGCCGACGGCGCCGTGGTGGCGACTCACCAGGACCTCGCCGCCGAGCTCGGCACCGCGCGGGAGGTCGTCGGCCGCCAGCTCAAGGAGCTCGAACGCCGCGGCTGGGTGAGCCTCGCGCGCGGCCGGATCGCGCTTTTGGAACCCGGCCGCCTCCGCACCCTGGCCCGCGCTGAGTAG
- a CDS encoding MBL fold metallo-hydrolase, protein MNPKVKTFFDEATFTATHVVWDPKTRRAAIVDSVKDYDPSSGRSSTVSADAMISFVQDHDLQVDCILETHVHADHLTAAPYLKEKLGGRIGIGARIDVVQGVFKKVFNAEDDFRTDGRQFDHLFEDGETFAIGELEATVIHTPGHTPACVTYVVGDAAFVGDTLFMPDFGTARCDFPGGDARQLYKSIRKILSLPPETRLFLCHDYAPNGRGYQWETSVAAERAENIHVRNGVSEDAFVQMRSARDEQLGMPVLILPSVQVNMRAGELPPAEDNGTHYLKIPVDAL, encoded by the coding sequence ATGAACCCAAAGGTAAAGACCTTCTTCGACGAGGCGACCTTCACCGCCACCCACGTGGTCTGGGACCCCAAGACCCGACGCGCGGCGATCGTCGACTCGGTCAAGGACTACGATCCAAGTTCCGGCCGCAGCTCGACGGTCTCGGCCGACGCGATGATCTCCTTCGTGCAGGACCACGACCTCCAGGTCGACTGTATCCTCGAGACCCACGTCCACGCCGACCACCTGACCGCCGCGCCCTACCTCAAGGAGAAGCTGGGCGGCCGGATCGGCATCGGGGCGCGGATCGACGTGGTCCAGGGCGTCTTCAAGAAGGTCTTCAACGCCGAAGACGACTTCCGCACCGACGGACGCCAGTTCGACCACCTCTTCGAGGACGGCGAGACCTTCGCCATCGGCGAGCTGGAAGCGACGGTGATTCACACCCCCGGGCACACGCCGGCCTGCGTCACCTATGTCGTGGGCGACGCGGCCTTCGTCGGCGACACCCTCTTCATGCCGGACTTCGGCACCGCCCGCTGCGACTTCCCGGGCGGCGACGCGCGCCAGCTCTACAAGTCGATCCGCAAGATCCTCTCGCTGCCGCCCGAGACCCGGCTGTTCCTCTGCCACGACTACGCGCCCAACGGCCGCGGCTACCAGTGGGAGACCAGCGTCGCCGCCGAGCGGGCCGAGAACATCCACGTGCGCAACGGCGTCTCCGAGGACGCCTTCGTGCAGATGCGCAGCGCCCGCGACGAGCAGCTGGGCATGCCGGTCCTGATCCTGCCCTCGGTGCAGGTGAACATGCGCGCCGGCGAGCTGCCGCCGGCCGAGGACAACGGCACCCACTACCTGAAGATCCCGGTCGACGCGCTCTGA
- a CDS encoding TIGR01244 family sulfur transferase: MDIHKLDSDISVAAQVSVAGIPALAEAGFKTIICNRPDGEGNDQPLFHEIEEAAQEAGIEAHYLPVESGKVTEEDAAGFGKILDAAPKPVLAFCRSGTRSVTLWSMSRAGKMALPEILAKAKDAGYDMHGVVRRIANKGRTPSEAVDGKFDVVIVGAGAAGISVASSLLAREPELEIAVIDPADIHYYQPGWTLVGGGVFGADQTVRTLSSVLPPKVHWIKAAVAAFEPERNAVLLEGCRLIEYGRLVVCPGLKLDWHKVEGLVDTLGKNGVTSNYRFDLAPYTWALVKGLRQGTALFTQPPMPIKCAGAPQKAMYLSADHWRRTGVLKDIDVSFYNAGGVLFGVKDYVPALMDYVEKYDAVLMFNSNLVAIDGPAKTAYFEKTDAEGKKETVSRSFDMIHVCPPQCAPDFIRVSPLADKAGWVDVDQNTLRHKTYENIWSLGDVMNAPNAKTAAAARKQAPVVAQNLLADLGRAAGVAHYDGYGSCPLTVERGKIVLAEFGYGGKLLPSFPPWLIDGRKPSRLAWLLKEKILPPVYWKAMLKGHEWLAKPNLVRPEVVN; encoded by the coding sequence ATGGACATCCACAAGCTCGACAGCGACATCAGCGTCGCGGCGCAGGTCTCGGTGGCCGGGATCCCGGCGCTCGCCGAGGCCGGCTTCAAGACCATTATCTGCAACCGGCCGGACGGCGAAGGCAACGACCAGCCGCTGTTCCACGAGATCGAGGAGGCGGCGCAGGAGGCCGGAATCGAGGCGCACTACCTGCCGGTCGAAAGCGGCAAGGTGACGGAGGAGGACGCCGCCGGATTCGGCAAGATCCTGGACGCCGCGCCCAAGCCAGTGCTGGCCTTCTGCCGCAGCGGCACCCGCTCGGTCACCCTCTGGTCGATGAGCCGCGCCGGCAAGATGGCGCTGCCGGAGATCCTCGCCAAGGCCAAGGACGCGGGCTACGACATGCATGGCGTGGTCCGCCGCATCGCCAACAAGGGCCGCACGCCGTCAGAGGCGGTCGACGGCAAGTTCGACGTGGTCATCGTCGGGGCCGGCGCCGCCGGGATCTCGGTCGCCTCCTCCCTGCTGGCGCGGGAGCCGGAGCTGGAGATCGCGGTGATCGACCCGGCCGACATCCATTACTACCAGCCGGGCTGGACCCTGGTCGGCGGCGGCGTCTTCGGCGCTGACCAGACGGTGCGCACCCTGTCCTCGGTCCTGCCGCCCAAGGTGCACTGGATCAAGGCCGCGGTCGCCGCCTTCGAGCCGGAGCGCAACGCCGTGCTGCTGGAGGGCTGCCGGCTGATCGAGTACGGCCGGCTGGTGGTCTGCCCGGGCCTGAAGCTGGACTGGCATAAGGTCGAGGGCCTGGTCGACACGCTGGGCAAGAATGGGGTGACCTCCAACTACCGCTTCGACCTGGCGCCCTACACCTGGGCGCTGGTCAAGGGCCTGCGCCAGGGCACGGCGCTCTTCACCCAGCCGCCGATGCCGATCAAGTGTGCCGGGGCGCCGCAGAAGGCCATGTACCTCTCGGCCGACCACTGGCGGCGCACCGGGGTGCTGAAGGACATCGACGTCTCCTTCTACAACGCCGGCGGCGTGCTCTTCGGGGTGAAGGACTACGTGCCGGCCCTGATGGACTACGTCGAGAAGTACGACGCGGTCCTGATGTTCAACAGCAACCTGGTGGCCATCGACGGGCCGGCGAAGACCGCCTACTTCGAGAAGACCGACGCCGAGGGCAAAAAGGAGACGGTCAGCCGCAGCTTCGACATGATCCACGTCTGCCCGCCGCAGTGCGCGCCGGACTTCATCCGAGTCAGCCCGCTGGCCGATAAGGCCGGCTGGGTCGACGTCGACCAGAACACCCTGCGCCACAAGACCTACGAGAACATCTGGAGCCTGGGCGACGTGATGAACGCGCCCAACGCCAAGACCGCGGCGGCAGCGCGCAAGCAGGCCCCCGTGGTGGCGCAGAACCTGCTGGCCGACCTGGGCAGGGCCGCGGGCGTGGCCCACTACGACGGCTACGGCTCCTGTCCGTTGACCGTGGAGCGCGGCAAGATCGTCCTGGCCGAGTTCGGCTACGGCGGCAAGCTGCTGCCGAGCTTCCCGCCCTGGCTGATCGACGGCCGCAAGCCGAGCCGCCTGGCCTGGCTGCTGAAGGAGAAGATCCTGCCGCCGGTCTACTGGAAGGCCATGCTCAAGGGCCACGAATGGCTGGCCAAGCCCAACCTGGTGCGGCCCGAGGTCGTCAACTGA
- the sulP gene encoding sulfate permease gives MIERLLPCVGWLRRYDGAALRGDGLAAVIVTIMLIPQSLAYALLAGLPPQVGLYASMLPLLGYALFGSSNALAVGPVAVVSLMTAAAVGEIAASGTPEYLGAALALALLSGVFLIALGLLRLGFLASLLSHPVISGFITASGLLIAASQLKHILGIDAGGHTLLELGRSLAGGLGEANLPTLAIGAAATAFLFWVRSRLKPLAQRLGLGPRLADFLAKAGPVAAVLATILLVRLFALEAEGVKVVGEIPQGLPPVTLPPFDLELWRSLLPSAVLISVVGFVESVSVAQTLAAKRRERIQPDRELLGLGAANIAAAVGGGYPVTGGFARSVVNFDAGARTPLAGVLTAVGIGLTALLLTPLFHQLPKATLAATIVVAVLSLVDLGALKRTWIYSKADFAAMAATIVTVLTAGIEAGILAGVGLSLVLFLVRSARPHMAVVGQVPGTHHFRNVLRHEVVTSPQVLSVRVDESLYFANARWLEDRLYDMAVAEPALRHVVLICSAVNEIDASALESLETLAERLGTAGINFHLSEVKGPVMDRLKRSDFLAHLSGRVFLSQHDALAALDPETTRSAEAALRPERSGAALAV, from the coding sequence ATGATCGAACGGCTGTTGCCCTGCGTGGGCTGGCTGCGCCGCTACGACGGGGCGGCGCTGCGGGGCGACGGCCTGGCGGCGGTGATCGTCACCATCATGCTGATCCCGCAGAGCCTGGCCTACGCCCTGCTCGCCGGGCTGCCGCCGCAGGTCGGGCTCTACGCCTCGATGCTGCCGCTGCTCGGCTACGCGCTCTTCGGGTCGTCCAACGCCCTGGCGGTGGGCCCGGTGGCGGTGGTCTCCTTGATGACCGCGGCGGCGGTGGGCGAGATCGCCGCCAGCGGCACGCCGGAATACCTCGGCGCGGCGCTGGCACTGGCGCTGCTGTCGGGAGTCTTTCTGATAGCGCTGGGGCTCCTGCGGCTCGGCTTCCTGGCCAGCCTGCTCAGCCATCCGGTGATCTCCGGCTTCATCACCGCCTCCGGCCTGCTGATCGCGGCCAGCCAGCTCAAGCACATCCTGGGCATCGACGCCGGCGGCCACACGCTGCTCGAGCTCGGCCGCTCCCTCGCCGGCGGGCTCGGCGAGGCCAACCTGCCGACCCTGGCGATCGGCGCGGCGGCGACGGCCTTCCTGTTCTGGGTCCGCAGCCGGCTGAAGCCTCTGGCGCAACGCCTCGGCCTCGGCCCGCGGCTGGCCGATTTCCTGGCCAAGGCGGGCCCGGTCGCGGCGGTCCTGGCGACCATCCTGCTGGTCCGGCTCTTCGCCCTCGAGGCCGAGGGCGTGAAGGTGGTCGGCGAGATCCCCCAGGGCCTACCGCCAGTGACCCTGCCGCCCTTCGACCTCGAGCTGTGGCGGAGCCTGCTCCCCTCGGCGGTCCTGATCTCGGTGGTCGGCTTCGTCGAATCGGTCTCGGTCGCCCAGACCCTGGCCGCCAAGCGGCGCGAGCGGATCCAGCCGGACCGCGAGCTCCTGGGCCTCGGCGCCGCCAACATCGCGGCCGCGGTCGGCGGCGGCTATCCGGTCACCGGCGGCTTCGCCCGCTCGGTGGTGAACTTCGACGCCGGCGCCCGGACGCCCCTGGCCGGCGTGCTGACTGCGGTCGGCATTGGCCTGACTGCGCTGCTGCTGACGCCCCTTTTCCACCAGCTGCCCAAGGCGACCCTGGCGGCCACCATCGTGGTCGCGGTGCTGTCCCTGGTCGACCTCGGCGCCCTCAAGCGGACCTGGATCTACTCCAAGGCCGACTTCGCGGCCATGGCCGCGACCATCGTCACGGTCCTGACCGCCGGGATCGAGGCCGGCATCCTGGCCGGGGTCGGACTCTCCCTCGTCCTCTTCCTGGTCCGCTCCGCCCGGCCGCACATGGCCGTGGTCGGCCAGGTGCCGGGCACCCACCACTTCCGCAACGTGCTGCGCCACGAGGTGGTGACCAGCCCCCAGGTCCTGAGCGTGCGGGTCGACGAGAGCCTCTACTTCGCCAACGCCCGCTGGCTGGAGGACCGGCTCTACGACATGGCGGTCGCCGAGCCGGCGCTGCGCCACGTTGTGCTGATCTGCAGCGCGGTCAACGAGATCGACGCCAGCGCCCTGGAGAGCCTGGAGACCCTGGCCGAGCGCCTGGGCACCGCCGGCATCAACTTCCACCTCTCCGAGGTCAAGGGCCCGGTCATGGACCGGCTGAAGCGCAGCGACTTCCTCGCCCACCTGAGCGGCCGGGTCTTCCTCAGCCAGCACGACGCCCTGGCCGCCCTCGACCCGGAGACCACCCGCAGCGCCGAAGCGGCCCTGCGCCCGGAACGCTCCGGCGCCGCGCTGGCCGTCTAG
- a CDS encoding VWA domain-containing protein → MSLGRTREKPISKFLRQERGSAMGLVAVSLLTLAAASGLALDAGRAYLIKAKLSQAVDAAALAGGRALSEGSSEAAKVQIEKYFQANFPDGYLGVSLSQAKIDLAQSGNEMSFSAAVNVPTTLLSAFNIPGYEVSASATVSKTLRSLEIAMVIDNSKAMGGNRMKQVRKETREFLDTLFKGKDSSKDFNVAVVPFTARANVKGQALVHPDSPPDGNLICMDIRPGIHAVGEANPTEEPFDHYSGVYSKKKNPLGYEARICPQANVLPLSRNRADIDNALDGMKGKGCRRFDLGAAWGWRALSPSWQNHWQGASATPPADYDQSGVTKAMVLLTHGKNTDKKCSGDPEEVEETEKMFLHLCDEMKREGVLIYTIAVDVPETISGDEDVDVKPNKSKSELSRDIFEDCASGSSRAFFPGKMKEVAEALSVIAGDLSVVRLTR, encoded by the coding sequence ATGTCGCTTGGCAGAACCCGCGAAAAGCCGATTTCCAAGTTCCTGCGTCAGGAGCGCGGCAGCGCGATGGGCTTGGTCGCCGTCTCCCTGCTCACTCTGGCGGCCGCCTCGGGCCTGGCCCTGGACGCGGGCCGCGCCTACCTGATCAAGGCCAAGCTGAGCCAGGCCGTCGACGCCGCGGCCCTGGCCGGCGGCCGGGCGCTGTCGGAGGGTTCGTCGGAGGCCGCGAAGGTGCAGATCGAGAAGTACTTCCAGGCCAACTTCCCCGACGGCTACCTCGGCGTCAGCCTGTCGCAGGCCAAGATCGACCTGGCCCAGAGCGGCAACGAGATGAGCTTCAGCGCCGCCGTGAACGTCCCGACAACCCTGCTGTCCGCCTTCAACATCCCCGGCTACGAGGTCTCGGCCAGCGCGACCGTCAGCAAGACCCTGCGCTCTCTCGAGATCGCCATGGTGATAGACAACTCCAAGGCCATGGGCGGAAACCGCATGAAGCAGGTGAGGAAAGAGACGCGGGAGTTCCTCGACACCCTCTTCAAGGGCAAGGATTCGAGCAAGGACTTCAACGTCGCCGTGGTGCCCTTCACCGCGCGGGCCAACGTCAAAGGCCAGGCCCTGGTCCACCCGGATTCGCCACCGGATGGAAACCTCATCTGCATGGACATCCGACCGGGGATCCACGCCGTGGGTGAGGCCAACCCGACCGAAGAGCCCTTCGACCACTACTCCGGCGTCTATTCGAAGAAGAAGAACCCCCTGGGCTACGAGGCCAGGATCTGTCCGCAGGCCAACGTCCTGCCGCTCAGCCGAAACCGGGCCGACATCGACAACGCCCTGGACGGCATGAAGGGCAAGGGCTGCCGACGCTTCGATCTGGGCGCGGCCTGGGGCTGGCGCGCCCTCTCGCCGAGCTGGCAGAATCACTGGCAGGGCGCCAGCGCGACCCCGCCCGCGGACTACGACCAGTCAGGCGTGACCAAGGCCATGGTCCTGCTGACCCACGGCAAGAACACCGACAAGAAGTGCAGCGGCGATCCCGAGGAGGTCGAGGAGACCGAGAAGATGTTCCTCCATCTCTGCGACGAGATGAAGCGGGAGGGTGTCCTGATCTACACCATCGCCGTCGACGTCCCGGAGACGATCAGCGGCGACGAGGACGTGGACGTGAAGCCCAACAAGTCCAAGAGCGAGCTGTCCCGGGACATCTTCGAGGACTGTGCTTCGGGTTCGTCGCGGGCCTTCTTCCCGGGCAAGATGAAAGAGGTCGCCGAGGCCCTGAGTGTCATCGCCGGCGACCTCTCGGTGGTGCGCCTGACCAGGTAA
- a CDS encoding altronate dehydratase family protein, with protein MPASVETAEPRTLRLHAEDNIAVAIDPLAAGLEVAGITTRAPIPRGHKVATREIAEGAAIRKFGQIIGFATRAVAPGEHVHEHNCAMKDFARDYRFAEAARPEDLLPEAERATFQGYRRDSGRVGTRNYIGILTSVNCSASVARFIAQAAEREGLLADYPNVDGVVALVHGTGCGMAMLGEGYDLFKRLQWGYAGHPNLAGVLLVGLGCEVFQIPRFMEAYGLSEGESFRTMTIQGEGGTRRTIDQGLAVLREMLPRADAARRETCPAGALTLALQCGGSDGYSGITANPALGAAADLLVRNGGTAILSETPEIYGAEHLLTRRAESREVGEKLIARIKWWEDYTARNGGEMNNNPSPGNKAGGLTTILEKSLGAAAKGGTTTLRGVYLYGERIDRRGFVFMDSPGYDPCSVTGQVAAGANVVCFTTGRGSAFGYKPAPSIKLATNAQVYARMTEDMDINCGDVLEGVSIEDKGREIFETVLAVASGRPSKSEALGYGDNEFVPWQLGATM; from the coding sequence ATGCCCGCCAGCGTCGAGACCGCGGAGCCCCGGACGCTCCGCCTACATGCCGAGGACAACATCGCCGTCGCCATCGACCCGCTCGCCGCGGGCCTGGAGGTCGCCGGCATCACCACCCGGGCGCCGATCCCGCGCGGCCACAAGGTCGCGACCCGGGAGATCGCCGAGGGCGCGGCGATCCGCAAGTTCGGCCAGATCATCGGCTTCGCCACCCGGGCTGTCGCGCCCGGCGAGCACGTCCACGAGCACAACTGCGCCATGAAGGACTTCGCCCGCGACTACCGCTTCGCCGAGGCGGCCCGGCCTGAGGACCTGCTGCCCGAGGCCGAGCGCGCGACCTTCCAGGGCTACCGCCGGGACAGCGGCCGGGTCGGCACCCGCAACTACATCGGCATCCTGACCTCGGTCAACTGCTCGGCCTCGGTCGCCCGCTTCATCGCCCAGGCGGCCGAGCGCGAGGGCCTGCTGGCCGACTATCCCAACGTCGACGGGGTGGTCGCCCTGGTCCACGGCACGGGCTGCGGCATGGCCATGTTGGGCGAGGGCTACGATCTCTTCAAGCGGCTCCAGTGGGGCTACGCCGGGCATCCCAACCTGGCCGGCGTGCTGCTGGTCGGCCTGGGCTGCGAGGTCTTCCAGATCCCGCGCTTTATGGAGGCCTACGGCCTGAGCGAGGGCGAGAGCTTCCGGACCATGACCATCCAGGGCGAGGGCGGCACCCGGCGGACCATCGACCAGGGCCTGGCGGTCCTGCGCGAGATGCTGCCCCGAGCCGACGCGGCGCGGCGCGAGACCTGCCCGGCCGGCGCGCTGACGCTGGCGCTGCAGTGCGGCGGCTCCGACGGCTATTCCGGCATCACCGCCAACCCGGCCCTGGGCGCCGCGGCCGACCTCCTGGTGCGCAACGGCGGCACCGCGATCCTCTCGGAGACGCCGGAGATCTACGGCGCCGAGCACCTGCTGACCCGGCGCGCCGAGAGCCGCGAGGTCGGCGAGAAGCTGATCGCACGGATCAAGTGGTGGGAGGACTATACCGCGCGCAACGGCGGCGAGATGAACAACAACCCCTCGCCCGGCAACAAGGCCGGCGGTCTGACCACCATCCTTGAAAAGTCCCTGGGGGCGGCGGCCAAGGGCGGCACCACGACCCTGCGCGGGGTCTACCTCTACGGCGAGCGGATCGACCGCCGCGGCTTCGTGTTCATGGACTCGCCGGGCTACGACCCCTGCTCGGTCACCGGGCAGGTGGCGGCCGGCGCCAACGTGGTCTGCTTCACCACCGGCCGCGGCTCGGCCTTCGGCTACAAGCCGGCGCCCTCGATCAAGCTGGCGACCAACGCCCAGGTCTATGCCCGCATGACCGAGGACATGGACATCAACTGCGGCGACGTCCTGGAGGGCGTCTCGATCGAGGACAAGGGCCGGGAGATCTTCGAGACCGTGCTCGCGGTCGCCTCCGGCCGGCCCAGCAAGTCCGAGGCCTTGGGCTACGGCGACAACGAGTTCGTCCCCTGGCAGCTCGGCGCCACGATGTAG